One Micromonospora sp. FIMYZ51 genomic window carries:
- a CDS encoding MFS transporter, with protein MARARVRITALLLALGVLAVTTIGWPGLTSTPAYAAPVAYQAPTELCTTQEWQADFRACVAKLQQVAESEATCLNPPTPTAPDSGIAGWFASRPEASKLPGPKGYYSDYGYAGYSYSTYKIETGCATTLLHPDYKFTNTIANGEFMIATAIIGASNALRERAWEPGTMWGWADPLVDQATKAIYQKVFSVFGIVTLCVVGLYLLWRSRQSDMSTAMTTAGWALVVMVAVTALAAWPVKSANLADGALVSTLGVVHDAVGPATKDVPPGRCAMPNPDACKDKRPPAVRASDTATESMLYRNWLRGVLGSADSETARKYGAALYDAKSLSWEEAEKVRANPQTREATLNAKKQQWMTVAAQIEREDPEAYEYLRGVRDMDRVGAGFIAVLAALLFAMFDLTASLLVLLGFLIFRWAVIAAPILGTIGLLRPASAGLRRLGNAVVAALFNIAIFGTGAAIYLFAVDLIMSTPTLPGWLQVVLVWLCGVVGWLLLRPYRRITQLGGKDSSAAVSSAGSWHRRFFRDMRTAARLDVAEPGGTTEPAMGRRRTVVVEQPKVRPEARPDPVPSGAPATVKRPDGREAGDVPDKPEERPSETRPTVPRPRRRQPAAWTEPDVPEENPSFAIYRPGSAERAPEKPAPRIRSEAR; from the coding sequence ATGGCGAGGGCCCGGGTACGGATCACGGCGCTCCTCCTGGCACTCGGCGTACTCGCCGTGACCACGATCGGTTGGCCCGGGCTCACCAGCACACCGGCGTACGCTGCCCCGGTCGCGTACCAGGCCCCCACCGAGCTCTGCACGACACAGGAGTGGCAGGCCGACTTCCGCGCCTGCGTCGCCAAACTCCAGCAGGTGGCGGAGTCCGAGGCGACCTGCCTGAATCCTCCGACGCCAACCGCACCAGACTCCGGCATCGCCGGATGGTTCGCGTCCCGGCCGGAGGCTTCGAAGCTGCCCGGGCCGAAGGGTTACTACAGCGACTACGGATACGCCGGCTACAGCTACAGCACGTACAAGATCGAGACAGGGTGCGCGACCACCCTGCTGCATCCGGACTACAAGTTCACGAACACCATCGCCAACGGCGAGTTCATGATCGCTACGGCGATCATCGGTGCCTCGAACGCTCTGCGGGAGCGGGCCTGGGAACCCGGCACGATGTGGGGTTGGGCTGATCCGCTGGTGGACCAGGCCACCAAGGCGATCTACCAGAAGGTGTTCAGCGTCTTCGGCATCGTCACCCTCTGCGTCGTCGGCCTCTACCTACTCTGGCGCTCCCGCCAGTCCGACATGAGCACCGCGATGACCACAGCCGGCTGGGCGCTCGTGGTGATGGTCGCGGTCACCGCGCTGGCCGCCTGGCCGGTCAAGTCCGCAAATCTCGCTGACGGCGCCCTCGTCTCCACCCTCGGCGTCGTACACGACGCCGTCGGGCCGGCCACCAAGGACGTTCCGCCTGGCCGCTGCGCGATGCCCAATCCGGACGCGTGCAAGGACAAGCGCCCACCGGCGGTTCGCGCGAGTGACACCGCCACCGAGTCGATGCTCTACCGCAACTGGCTGCGCGGCGTACTCGGCTCCGCCGACAGCGAGACCGCCCGCAAGTACGGCGCGGCGCTCTACGATGCGAAGTCGCTCTCCTGGGAAGAGGCGGAGAAAGTTCGCGCCAATCCGCAGACCCGCGAAGCCACCCTCAACGCCAAGAAGCAACAGTGGATGACGGTTGCGGCGCAGATCGAGCGCGAGGACCCGGAAGCCTACGAGTACCTCCGGGGCGTCCGGGACATGGACCGGGTCGGCGCGGGCTTCATCGCGGTGCTCGCCGCGCTGCTCTTCGCGATGTTCGACCTGACCGCCTCGCTACTCGTGCTGCTGGGCTTCCTGATCTTCCGGTGGGCGGTGATCGCCGCACCGATCCTGGGCACCATCGGCCTGCTCCGGCCGGCCAGCGCCGGCCTGCGCCGGCTCGGCAACGCGGTGGTGGCCGCACTCTTCAACATCGCGATCTTCGGCACCGGGGCGGCCATCTATCTCTTCGCGGTGGACCTCATCATGAGCACCCCCACCCTGCCCGGCTGGCTGCAGGTCGTGCTGGTCTGGCTGTGCGGCGTGGTCGGCTGGCTGCTGCTACGCCCCTATCGGCGGATCACCCAGCTTGGCGGCAAGGACAGCAGCGCGGCAGTCAGTTCGGCCGGCTCCTGGCACCGGCGTTTCTTCCGCGACATGCGCACCGCGGCCCGGCTCGACGTCGCCGAACCCGGCGGCACCACCGAACCGGCAATGGGGCGGCGCCGGACGGTGGTCGTCGAGCAGCCGAAGGTGCGCCCAGAGGCCCGCCCGGACCCGGTGCCGAGCGGTGCACCCGCCACCGTGAAACGTCCGGACGGCCGGGAGGCCGGCGATGTTCCCGACAAACCGGAGGAGCGCCCCTCGGAGACCCGCCCCACCGTGCCCCGGCCGCGCCGCCGACAGCCCGCTGCCTGGACCGAACCGGACGTCCCGGAGGAGAATCCGTCCTTCGCCATCTACCGGCCGGGTTCGGCGGAACGAGCACCCGAGAAGCCGGCACCCCGGATCCGCTCCGAGGCCCGGTGA
- a CDS encoding M23 family metallopeptidase — protein sequence MTDQSGPRRRPIRVGALAAALTAALAFLCCTGGTGAFFLTELGGNAAEQQLTPASVECTDDFEVDITGTMPRFARYGERQLRNAARIIVVGQEMKVPPRGWVIAVATAMQESRLLNLANRTVAESQNIPHEGIGADHDSVGLFQQRASWGTVAQRMNPEYASRKFYEKLVDLPGWQKLPLTVAAQRVQISAFPDAYAKHEELAARIVDALAGGAARTALIGGKEVCDAAASGEIAASGWTAPIPGGVGSGFRTASRPAHNGVDIAAPKGTLIRVAATGRVLVSRCDPDRRGRHSCDVDGWPGKGGCGWFVDVLHAQGIVTRYCHMVSRPRVAVGDTVEAGEVIGEVGSSGNSSGPHLHFEVHTDGDRSSRSAIDPVPFMRSKGAPLKGAG from the coding sequence ATGACCGACCAGAGCGGCCCCCGCCGCAGGCCGATCCGGGTCGGCGCGCTCGCCGCCGCGCTCACGGCAGCGCTGGCGTTCCTGTGCTGCACCGGCGGCACCGGCGCCTTCTTCCTCACCGAGTTGGGCGGCAACGCGGCCGAGCAGCAGTTGACTCCGGCAAGCGTCGAGTGCACCGACGACTTCGAGGTCGACATAACCGGCACCATGCCCAGATTCGCGCGGTACGGCGAGCGGCAGCTCCGCAACGCCGCGAGGATCATCGTGGTCGGCCAGGAAATGAAGGTGCCGCCACGCGGTTGGGTGATCGCCGTGGCGACCGCCATGCAGGAGTCACGGCTGTTGAATCTCGCCAACCGCACGGTCGCCGAGTCCCAGAACATTCCGCATGAGGGCATCGGTGCCGACCACGACTCGGTCGGTCTGTTCCAGCAACGAGCGTCGTGGGGCACTGTCGCCCAGCGGATGAATCCCGAGTACGCCTCGCGCAAGTTCTACGAGAAGCTGGTCGATCTGCCCGGCTGGCAGAAGCTGCCGCTGACCGTGGCCGCGCAACGGGTGCAGATCAGTGCCTTTCCCGACGCCTATGCCAAACACGAGGAGTTGGCCGCCCGCATCGTCGACGCGCTGGCCGGCGGCGCGGCCCGGACGGCGCTGATCGGCGGTAAGGAGGTGTGCGACGCCGCCGCCTCGGGCGAGATCGCCGCCTCCGGCTGGACCGCGCCAATCCCCGGCGGCGTCGGATCCGGCTTCCGGACCGCCAGCCGGCCGGCACACAACGGGGTCGACATCGCCGCTCCCAAAGGCACGCTCATCCGGGTCGCGGCGACCGGCCGGGTGCTGGTCTCCCGCTGCGATCCCGACCGACGCGGCCGGCACAGCTGCGACGTAGACGGCTGGCCGGGCAAGGGCGGCTGCGGCTGGTTCGTCGACGTCCTGCATGCCCAGGGCATCGTCACCCGATACTGTCACATGGTGAGTCGTCCCAGAGTCGCCGTCGGGGACACCGTTGAGGCTGGTGAGGTGATCGGCGAGGTGGGCAGCAGCGGCAACTCCTCCGGGCCGCACCTGCATTTCGAGGTGCACACCGACGGCGACCGCAGCAGCCGGAGCGCTATCGATCCGGTGCCGTTCATGCGGTCGAAGGGCGCACCGCTGAAGGGTGCCGGGTGA
- a CDS encoding FtsK/SpoIIIE domain-containing protein has translation MDAVGGPKARTLRAAALHRRAAATVTAAAAVLDDIRPAPADQRRQYALAERLAAAATVLAPGWAGTALEAVEPTAPAGEGPPPFVRVGTAAPLDEARFPALVPLFGTGHLTVDTDAHDPRVVGLLRGVLLRLLAATPAGALLARVVDATGAALTPFAALGDTGVLSPPATDLSGLRTVLTEAERWVAAASLGPRRRDRLLLLVVAALPDGTEPADLARIETLAEQGPAAGLHLVVAGWPPAGRAPLPRTTTVAMRTAYALLGDPPGAPFTTPGTGGGLNSPVFPEPDPPAELVDVVCRRIAAQVEAGSRLSLADLLPPVGEELWQADAGDGLSTTVGDAGGRPVSLGFTELTPHWLVNGRSPACRATFLTTALLGLAARYGPDELSLYLVDLGAGESFAEFLQTERDRSWIPQVRAAAMAADREYVLDLFDQLVTEVRRRTEASVRAGGQRFAELRAHRPLPRIVCVVDNLPLLFADRDRLAADAAARLDALARAGRAYGVHLVLAGDGDLGLGVRADGGHRDSLLGQFPVRVALPGGGAVLEPTNDAAAGLPVGSAVVNTAGGLGGPRGAIRGHERMVRFPDPQEAPETVERLRHRLWAARPEECKPPVVFAGYARPLLGNDPGYRAALAGQSLAPAALLGRAVNVARSTAAVPLGPAAGRNLAVLGPRPEGARLLAMAARSTAAHHPPGTARFMVAAPDAEAGSLADDLVTELAERHPVQKVDLAAMFAALDYGEPAYLVVFGLDVASPEQLPPSRLRTLLRDGPPAGQHLLGWWRTVPSFAALVGPEETVDKLTAVAVAGVPGAQLTPVFGRTVEWRPRPDRVVLWDGPEERGVVLVPYRVAAGEDGESA, from the coding sequence GTGGACGCGGTGGGCGGTCCGAAGGCACGGACGCTGCGTGCCGCCGCGCTGCACCGCCGGGCCGCCGCGACGGTGACGGCAGCCGCCGCGGTTCTCGACGACATCCGCCCCGCACCGGCCGACCAGCGTCGCCAGTACGCGCTGGCCGAGCGGCTAGCTGCCGCGGCCACCGTCCTCGCGCCCGGCTGGGCCGGCACCGCCCTGGAGGCAGTCGAGCCTACGGCCCCCGCGGGGGAAGGTCCGCCGCCCTTCGTCCGGGTCGGCACCGCCGCGCCGCTGGACGAGGCCCGGTTCCCTGCCCTGGTGCCGCTGTTCGGCACCGGCCACCTGACGGTGGACACCGACGCGCACGATCCACGGGTGGTCGGACTGCTCCGGGGGGTGCTGCTGCGGCTGCTGGCGGCGACCCCGGCCGGAGCGCTGTTGGCCCGGGTGGTGGACGCGACCGGCGCGGCCCTGACGCCGTTCGCGGCGCTCGGCGACACCGGGGTGCTGTCCCCGCCGGCCACCGATCTGAGTGGACTGCGGACCGTGCTGACCGAGGCGGAGCGGTGGGTGGCGGCGGCTTCGCTGGGTCCCCGCCGGCGGGACCGGTTGTTGCTGCTTGTCGTCGCCGCGTTGCCGGACGGGACCGAGCCGGCCGACCTGGCACGGATCGAGACGCTCGCCGAGCAGGGACCAGCCGCCGGGCTGCATCTGGTCGTCGCGGGCTGGCCGCCGGCCGGCCGGGCTCCGCTGCCCAGGACCACGACGGTGGCGATGCGTACGGCGTACGCCCTGCTTGGCGATCCGCCTGGCGCTCCCTTCACCACCCCGGGCACCGGTGGCGGGTTGAACTCGCCGGTGTTTCCCGAGCCGGATCCACCGGCTGAACTGGTCGATGTTGTCTGTCGGCGAATCGCGGCGCAGGTCGAGGCCGGCAGCCGCTTGTCCCTGGCCGACCTGCTGCCGCCGGTCGGGGAGGAGCTGTGGCAGGCGGACGCCGGCGACGGCCTGAGCACCACGGTCGGCGACGCCGGTGGCCGGCCGGTGTCGCTGGGCTTCACCGAGCTGACCCCGCACTGGCTGGTGAACGGCCGGTCGCCGGCCTGCCGCGCCACCTTTCTGACCACGGCGTTGCTCGGTCTCGCCGCCCGGTACGGCCCGGACGAACTGTCGCTGTACCTGGTTGATCTCGGCGCGGGTGAGTCCTTCGCGGAGTTTCTTCAGACCGAGCGGGACCGGTCCTGGATCCCGCAGGTCCGGGCGGCGGCGATGGCCGCCGACCGGGAGTACGTGCTCGACCTGTTCGATCAGCTGGTGACCGAGGTCCGCCGGCGCACGGAGGCGTCCGTCCGTGCCGGGGGGCAACGCTTCGCGGAGCTGCGTGCGCACCGCCCGCTGCCCCGGATCGTCTGCGTGGTGGACAACCTGCCGCTGCTCTTCGCCGACCGGGATCGGCTCGCCGCTGACGCCGCCGCCCGGCTGGACGCACTGGCCCGTGCCGGCCGGGCGTACGGCGTGCATCTTGTGCTGGCTGGCGATGGTGACCTGGGTCTGGGTGTCCGCGCCGACGGCGGGCACCGGGACTCGCTGCTCGGCCAGTTCCCGGTACGGGTCGCGCTGCCGGGTGGCGGGGCGGTGTTGGAGCCGACCAACGACGCCGCCGCCGGTCTGCCGGTGGGCAGCGCGGTGGTGAACACCGCGGGCGGGCTCGGGGGTCCCCGGGGTGCGATCCGGGGACATGAGCGGATGGTCCGGTTTCCCGATCCGCAGGAGGCGCCGGAGACCGTCGAGCGGCTGCGGCACCGGCTCTGGGCCGCCCGGCCGGAGGAGTGCAAGCCGCCGGTGGTCTTCGCCGGCTATGCCCGTCCGCTGCTGGGCAACGATCCGGGGTATCGCGCGGCCTTGGCCGGACAGTCGTTGGCCCCGGCCGCGCTGCTCGGCCGGGCCGTGAACGTCGCGCGGAGCACGGCGGCCGTGCCGCTCGGGCCGGCCGCCGGGCGAAACCTCGCCGTCCTCGGTCCGCGACCGGAGGGGGCCCGGCTGTTGGCGATGGCCGCCCGGAGCACGGCGGCGCACCACCCGCCGGGCACGGCGCGGTTCATGGTCGCCGCGCCCGATGCCGAGGCGGGGTCGCTCGCTGACGACCTGGTGACGGAGCTGGCCGAGCGGCATCCGGTGCAGAAGGTCGACTTGGCCGCGATGTTCGCCGCGCTGGACTACGGTGAGCCGGCCTACCTGGTGGTGTTCGGGCTGGACGTGGCGTCGCCGGAGCAGTTGCCGCCGTCGCGGCTGCGGACGCTGTTGCGCGACGGGCCGCCGGCCGGGCAGCACCTGCTCGGCTGGTGGCGTACCGTGCCGTCGTTCGCTGCTCTGGTGGGGCCGGAGGAGACCGTCGACAAGCTGACCGCTGTGGCGGTGGCGGGCGTACCTGGTGCCCAGCTCACCCCGGTCTTCGGCCGGACGGTGGAGTGGCGGCCGCGCCCCGACCGGGTGGTGCTCTGGGACGGTCCGGAGGAGCGCGGCGTCGTGCTGGTGCCGTACCGCGTAGCGGCCGGCGAGGACGGAGAATCGGCGTGA
- the folE gene encoding GTP cyclohydrolase I FolE, with the protein MAARLINGRLTGRPVEETMDLGRIEKAVREILIAVGEDPDRDGLQQTPARVARAYAELFAGLRVDPGTVLTTTFEANHEELVLVRDIDVMSLCEHHLLPFRGSAHIGYIPGPDGRITGLSKLARLVEVFARRPQVQERLTAQVADLLMERLSPRGVVVVLECEHMCMAMRGIQKSGAKTITSAVRGTLQQDAKSRAEAMALIIPR; encoded by the coding sequence ATCGCCGCCCGGCTGATCAACGGTCGGCTTACCGGCCGACCGGTCGAGGAGACCATGGACCTCGGCCGGATCGAGAAGGCGGTCCGCGAGATCCTGATCGCCGTCGGGGAGGACCCGGACCGCGACGGTCTCCAGCAGACCCCGGCCCGGGTGGCCCGGGCGTACGCCGAACTCTTCGCCGGCCTGCGGGTCGACCCGGGTACCGTGCTCACCACCACCTTCGAGGCAAACCACGAGGAACTCGTACTCGTCCGGGACATCGACGTGATGAGCCTCTGCGAGCACCATCTCCTCCCGTTCCGGGGCAGCGCCCACATCGGCTACATCCCCGGCCCCGACGGCCGGATCACCGGCCTGTCCAAGCTGGCCCGGCTGGTCGAGGTCTTCGCCCGACGCCCGCAGGTACAGGAGCGACTCACCGCTCAGGTCGCCGACCTGCTGATGGAGCGGCTGTCGCCGCGCGGCGTGGTGGTCGTCCTGGAGTGCGAACACATGTGCATGGCCATGCGCGGCATCCAGAAGTCGGGCGCCAAGACGATCACCTCGGCGGTCCGGGGCACCCTCCAGCAGGACGCCAAATCCCGCGCCGAGGCGATGGCTCTGATCATCCCCCGGTAG
- the ftsH gene encoding ATP-dependent zinc metalloprotease FtsH: MERTRFFRRPVFWVILVILGAVVLSQLFTSGPSYHRVDTSVALDQLNKGGIEKVVFQDKEQTIQLELAEEAEFDKTTTKLIEAQFPYEVGNEVWNQVLDAKANNRVTGPADTEVSSDSIWVSLLVNLLPIVLLVLLLLFFMSQMQGGGSRVLNFGKSKAKMITKDTPKTTFADVAGSEEAVEELHEIKDFLQNPAKYQALGAKIPKGVLLFGPPGTGKTLLARAVAGEAGVPFYSISGSDFVEMFVGVGASRVRDLFEQAKANAPAIVFVDEIDAVGRHRGAGMGGGHDEREQTLNQLLVEMDGFDVKGGVILIAATNRPDILDPALLRPGRFDRQIPVDAPDMEGRKAILRVHAKGKPFTPDVDLDSVAKRTPGFSGADLANVINEAALLTARKDQRAISNDSLEESIDRVIAGPQRRTRVMSDQEKKITAYHEGGHALVAWALPHAAPVHKVTILSRGRSLGHTLVLPTEDKYTQTRAEMVDTLAYALGGRAAEELVFHEPTTGAGNDIEKATALARAMITQYGMSSKLGAIKYGTSGDEPFLGRNMGHERDYSDAVAAEIDSEMRALIELAHDEAWEILVEYRDVLDNIVLELMEKETLSTADMARICARVVKRPPMAPYNGFGKRQPSTEPPVLTPAEKEALKVQAEADGAEATVGGASSNNSDGPH, encoded by the coding sequence ATGGAACGTACGCGTTTCTTCCGCCGACCGGTGTTCTGGGTCATCCTGGTCATCCTCGGCGCAGTCGTGCTCAGCCAGTTGTTCACCAGTGGCCCCAGTTACCACCGGGTGGACACGTCAGTCGCGCTCGACCAGCTCAACAAGGGCGGCATCGAGAAGGTCGTCTTCCAGGACAAGGAACAGACGATCCAGCTCGAACTCGCCGAGGAGGCCGAGTTCGACAAGACCACCACCAAGCTGATCGAGGCCCAGTTCCCGTACGAGGTCGGCAACGAGGTCTGGAACCAGGTCCTCGACGCCAAGGCGAACAACCGGGTGACCGGGCCGGCCGACACCGAGGTGTCGTCCGACAGCATCTGGGTCAGCCTGCTGGTCAACCTGCTCCCCATCGTCCTGCTCGTGCTGCTGCTGCTGTTCTTCATGTCGCAGATGCAGGGTGGCGGCTCCCGGGTGCTCAACTTCGGCAAGTCCAAGGCGAAGATGATCACCAAGGACACCCCGAAGACCACCTTCGCGGACGTCGCCGGCTCCGAGGAGGCGGTCGAGGAGCTGCACGAGATCAAGGACTTCCTGCAGAACCCGGCGAAGTACCAGGCGCTCGGCGCCAAGATCCCGAAGGGCGTGCTGCTCTTCGGCCCGCCCGGCACCGGTAAGACCCTGCTCGCCCGGGCGGTCGCCGGTGAGGCCGGAGTGCCGTTCTACTCGATCTCCGGCTCGGACTTCGTGGAGATGTTCGTCGGTGTCGGTGCCAGCCGGGTCCGTGACCTGTTCGAGCAGGCCAAGGCGAACGCGCCGGCCATCGTCTTCGTCGACGAGATCGACGCCGTCGGCCGCCACCGCGGCGCCGGCATGGGCGGCGGCCACGACGAGCGCGAGCAGACCCTCAACCAGCTGCTCGTCGAGATGGACGGCTTCGACGTCAAGGGTGGCGTCATCCTGATCGCCGCCACCAACCGGCCCGACATCCTCGACCCGGCGCTGCTGCGGCCGGGCCGCTTCGACCGGCAGATCCCGGTCGACGCCCCCGACATGGAGGGCCGCAAGGCCATCCTCCGGGTGCACGCCAAGGGCAAGCCCTTCACCCCCGACGTCGACCTCGACTCGGTGGCGAAGCGGACGCCGGGCTTCAGCGGCGCCGACCTGGCCAACGTGATCAACGAGGCGGCCCTGCTGACCGCCCGTAAAGATCAGCGGGCCATCAGCAACGACTCGCTTGAGGAGTCGATCGACCGGGTGATCGCTGGCCCGCAGCGCCGGACCCGGGTGATGAGCGACCAGGAGAAGAAGATCACCGCGTACCACGAGGGTGGACACGCGCTTGTCGCCTGGGCGCTGCCGCACGCCGCGCCGGTGCACAAGGTGACGATCCTGTCGCGGGGACGTTCGCTGGGCCACACCCTGGTGCTGCCCACCGAGGACAAGTACACCCAGACCCGCGCGGAGATGGTGGACACCCTGGCGTACGCGCTTGGTGGCCGGGCCGCCGAGGAACTCGTCTTCCACGAGCCGACCACCGGTGCCGGCAACGACATCGAGAAGGCCACCGCGCTGGCCCGTGCGATGATCACGCAGTACGGGATGAGCTCCAAGCTCGGCGCGATCAAGTACGGCACCAGCGGTGACGAGCCGTTCCTCGGCCGCAACATGGGTCACGAGCGGGACTACTCCGACGCCGTCGCCGCCGAGATCGACAGCGAGATGCGTGCGCTGATCGAGCTGGCCCACGACGAGGCATGGGAGATCCTGGTCGAGTACCGGGACGTCCTGGACAACATCGTGCTCGAGCTGATGGAGAAGGAGACCCTCTCCACCGCCGACATGGCCCGGATCTGCGCCCGCGTGGTGAAGCGCCCGCCGATGGCCCCGTACAACGGCTTCGGTAAGCGCCAGCCCTCCACCGAGCCGCCGGTGCTCACCCCGGCCGAAAAAGAGGCACTCAAGGTGCAGGCCGAGGCGGACGGCGCCGAGGCCACCGTCGGCGGGGCGAGCTCGAACAACTCGGACGGCCCACACTGA
- the hpt gene encoding hypoxanthine phosphoribosyltransferase has protein sequence MADGSWYDADIDHVIISEAQIREKIAELAKQVSADYAHVTDGLLLVCVLKGAVMFMADFARALGRQGPPAELDFMAISSYGQGTTSSGVVRILKDLDRDIAGRHVVVVEDIVDSGLTLSWLLRYLESRSAASVEVVALFRKPDAVKVHVPVKYVGFDIPTEFVVGYGLDFGERYRELPYVGVLKPEVYARS, from the coding sequence ATGGCTGACGGCTCCTGGTACGACGCCGACATCGACCACGTGATCATTTCCGAGGCGCAGATTCGCGAGAAGATCGCGGAGCTGGCCAAGCAGGTCTCCGCGGACTACGCGCACGTCACCGACGGGCTGCTGCTCGTCTGCGTGCTCAAGGGGGCGGTCATGTTCATGGCCGACTTCGCCCGGGCGCTCGGTCGGCAGGGGCCGCCCGCCGAGTTGGACTTCATGGCGATCTCCTCGTACGGGCAGGGCACCACCTCCTCCGGCGTGGTACGCATCCTCAAGGACCTCGACCGGGACATCGCCGGTCGGCACGTGGTGGTCGTGGAGGACATCGTCGACTCCGGGCTGACCCTCTCCTGGCTGCTCCGTTATCTGGAGTCCCGGTCGGCGGCGAGTGTCGAAGTGGTCGCCCTGTTCCGCAAGCCGGACGCGGTGAAGGTGCACGTGCCGGTCAAGTACGTCGGCTTCGACATCCCGACCGAGTTCGTCGTCGGCTACGGCCTCGACTTCGGCGAGCGCTACCGCGAGCTGCCCTACGTCGGCGTGCTCAAGCCGGAGGTCTACGCCCGCTCCTGA
- a CDS encoding helix-turn-helix domain-containing protein — MVHSVAVLVLDGVAPFELGVLAEVFGTDRTADGLPGYRFDVCSPQRAPVRTSAGFQLVPSADLGPLDEADLVAVPAHDPATTASPQVHDALRRAADRGAYLFSVCAGAYLLGEAGLLDGRECTTHWRHVDELQRRHPKARVRGNSLYVQDGRLLTSAGTAAGIDACLHLVRQEHGSATAIRLARRMVVPPHRDGGQSQYVEAPMAKAPEAPTLEPVLEWLMGRLEQQITVDELAKRAGMAPRTFARRFRAETGTTPHDWLTNQRVLLARRLLEETGLTVDAVADRAGFGDAAVLRHHFARRVGATPHAYRRTFRDRVPTG, encoded by the coding sequence ATGGTCCACTCGGTCGCCGTGCTCGTCCTGGACGGAGTCGCCCCGTTCGAGTTGGGCGTGCTCGCCGAGGTGTTCGGCACCGACCGCACGGCCGACGGGCTGCCCGGTTATCGCTTCGACGTGTGCAGCCCGCAGCGCGCCCCGGTGCGTACCTCCGCCGGTTTCCAACTGGTGCCGAGCGCCGACCTCGGACCGCTCGACGAGGCCGATCTGGTGGCCGTTCCCGCGCACGATCCCGCCACCACCGCGTCGCCGCAGGTGCACGACGCGCTGCGTCGGGCCGCCGACCGGGGGGCCTATCTGTTCAGCGTGTGCGCGGGCGCGTACCTGCTGGGCGAGGCGGGGTTGCTGGACGGCCGGGAGTGCACCACCCACTGGCGGCACGTCGACGAGCTGCAACGCCGGCACCCGAAGGCCAGGGTCCGCGGCAACTCGCTCTACGTGCAGGACGGTCGGCTGCTCACCAGCGCGGGCACCGCGGCCGGCATCGACGCCTGCCTGCACCTGGTACGCCAGGAGCACGGCTCGGCCACCGCCATCCGGCTGGCCCGGCGGATGGTGGTGCCGCCGCACCGCGACGGCGGGCAGTCCCAGTACGTCGAGGCACCGATGGCCAAGGCACCGGAGGCGCCCACCCTGGAGCCGGTCCTGGAGTGGCTGATGGGACGGCTGGAGCAGCAGATCACGGTCGACGAGTTGGCCAAGCGGGCCGGCATGGCGCCGCGCACCTTCGCCCGTCGCTTCCGCGCGGAGACCGGCACCACCCCGCACGACTGGCTGACAAACCAGCGGGTGCTGCTGGCCCGCCGGCTGCTCGAGGAGACCGGGTTGACCGTGGACGCGGTGGCCGACCGTGCGGGTTTCGGCGATGCCGCCGTCCTACGGCACCACTTCGCCCGCCGGGTCGGCGCCACCCCCCACGCCTATCGCCGGACGTTTCGCGACCGCGTCCCGACCGGTTGA
- the tilS gene encoding tRNA lysidine(34) synthetase TilS, which produces MAPLAPPVAAIRLVVRRALAELPAYGPVLVACSGGADSLALAAATAFVAPRAGRAAGLVTVDHGLQAGSAERAETVARWAEQAGLAPVEVVRVDVAGRPGGPEAAARAARYQALVEVAGRHGATALLTGHTRDDQAETVLLALARGAGPRGLAGMPASRELGGVRLIRPLLDIDRAQTRAACRALGLTPWEDPHNRDPAYARSRVRADVLPALVRALGPAVLDNLARTARLVAADNRVLDDLAVAALAEARHAEGGLAVKVLADLAPAIRARVLRAWAHELGAAPAALSHRHVTALDALVTAWRGQGAAYLPGGLRVLRNAGRLLVAAPDQPVGTRSRNVRR; this is translated from the coding sequence ATGGCCCCGCTCGCCCCGCCGGTCGCCGCGATCCGGCTCGTGGTCCGTCGGGCGCTGGCCGAGCTGCCGGCGTACGGGCCGGTGCTGGTCGCCTGCTCCGGCGGGGCCGACTCGCTCGCCCTGGCTGCGGCCACCGCGTTCGTGGCGCCCCGGGCGGGTCGGGCCGCTGGACTGGTCACCGTCGACCACGGGCTGCAAGCCGGGTCGGCCGAGCGGGCCGAGACGGTGGCGCGGTGGGCGGAACAGGCTGGTCTCGCGCCAGTGGAGGTGGTCCGGGTCGACGTCGCCGGTCGGCCGGGCGGCCCCGAGGCGGCGGCCCGCGCGGCTCGCTACCAGGCGCTTGTCGAGGTGGCCGGACGACACGGCGCGACGGCGCTGCTCACCGGGCACACCCGGGACGACCAGGCCGAGACCGTACTGCTCGCGTTGGCCCGGGGTGCCGGCCCGCGCGGCCTGGCCGGCATGCCGGCCAGCCGGGAGTTGGGCGGGGTGCGGCTGATCCGACCGCTGCTGGACATCGACCGCGCGCAGACCCGGGCGGCGTGCCGGGCGCTCGGGCTGACGCCGTGGGAGGACCCGCACAACCGCGACCCCGCGTACGCCCGGTCCCGGGTCCGGGCCGACGTGCTGCCCGCGCTGGTCCGGGCGCTCGGACCGGCTGTGCTGGACAACCTCGCCCGCACCGCCCGGCTGGTCGCGGCGGACAACCGCGTACTTGACGACCTGGCCGTGGCGGCGTTGGCCGAGGCCCGGCATGCCGAGGGTGGGCTGGCCGTGAAGGTCCTCGCCGACCTGGCTCCCGCGATCCGCGCCCGGGTGCTGCGGGCCTGGGCCCACGAGTTGGGCGCCGCGCCGGCCGCGCTCTCCCATCGGCACGTCACCGCGCTCGACGCGCTGGTCACCGCCTGGCGCGGTCAGGGGGCGGCGTACCTGCCCGGCGGGCTACGGGTGCTCCGCAACGCCGGTCGGCTGCTGGTGGCGGCGCCGGATCAACCGGTCGGGACGCGGTCGCGAAACGTCCGGCGATAG